Proteins from a genomic interval of Chionomys nivalis chromosome 7, mChiNiv1.1, whole genome shotgun sequence:
- the Elac2 gene encoding zinc phosphodiesterase ELAC protein 2 isoform X2 gives MIMGLEAEVRGRLKVARLDNIFLTRMHWSNVGGLCGMILTLKETGLPKCVLSGPPQLEKYLEAIKIFSGPLKGIDLAVRPHSAPEYKDETMTVYQVPIHSERRYCTQQPLQSPRRSPNRLSPPQSSSDSTAAENGQHLTDGNSTGVGGKAGGRDPSLVVAFICKLHLRKGNFLVLKAKELGLPVGTAAIAPIIAAVKDGKSIMFGGREIAPEELCTPPDPGLAFIVVECPDEGFIQPVCENDTFKRYQGEADAPVALVVHIAPESVLSDGRYQQWMERFGPDTQHLILNENCSSVHNLRSHKIQTQLNLIHPDIFPRLTSFCSKEEGSALSLPTVRGECLLKYQLRPKREWQRDTTLICNTDEFIAEALELPKFQESVQEYKKGVQESPAPEEKRSQYPEIIFLGTGSAIPMKIRNVSSTLINLSPDKSVLLDCGEGTFGQLCRHYGQQIDSVLCNLAAVFVSHLHADHHTGLLNILLQREHALESLGKPFQPLLVVAPTQLRAWLQQYHNQCQEILHHISMIPAKCLQKGAEVSSPPVERLISLLLETCDLEEFQTCLVRHCKHAFGCALVHSSGWKVVYSGDTMPCEALVQMGKDANLLIHEATLEDGLEEEAVEKTHSTTSQAIDVGMRMNAEFIMLNHFSQRYAKIPLFSPDFNEKVGIAFDHMKIRFGDFPTVPKLIPPLKALFADDIEEMVERREKRELRMVRAALLAQQADSPEDTEPQQKRALAEEPHSPQSKKESMDST, from the exons GAAAAATATCTAGAAGCAATCAAAATATTTTCTGGTCCATTGAAAGGAATAGACCTGG CTGTGCGGCCACACTCTGCACCAGAGTACAAGGACGAGACCATGACTGTTTACCAGGTCCCTATCCACA GTGAACGGAGGTATTGCACACAGCAGCCACTGCAGAGCCCCAGAAGGTCTCCCAACAGGCTCAGTCCACCACAGTCATCATCGGACTCTACAGCAGCTGAAAACGGACAGCACCTTACAGATGGCAACAGTACAG GTGTCGGCGGGAAAGCAGGAGGCAGGGACCCTTCCTTAGTGGTAGCTTTTATCTGCAAG CTGCACTTGAGGAAAGGAAACTTCTTGGTGCTTAAAGCAAAGGAGCTGGGCCTTCCTGT tggGACGGCCGCCATTGCACCCATCATTGCTGCTGTCAAGGACGGGAAGAGTATCATGTTCGGAGGAAGGGAG ATTGCTCCTGAAGAGCTTTGCACACCCCCAGACCCTGGTCTTGCATTTATCGTGGTCGAATGTCCTGATGAAGGATTCATCCAGCCCGTCTGTGAGAATGACACCTTTAAAAG GTACCAGGGAGAGGCTGATGCCCCTGTGGCCTTGGTGGTCCATATTGCCCCAGAATCTGTACTTTCTGACGGCAGGTACCAGCAGTGGATGGAGAG GTTCGGTCCTGACACGCAGCACCTGATTCTGAATGAGAATTGTTCCTCAGTCCACAACCTTCGCAGCCACAAGATCCAAACCCAACTCAACCTCATCCACCCTGACATCTTCCCCCGCCTTACCAGCTTCTGCAGTAAG GAGGAAGGCTCTGCCCTCAGCTTGCCCACAGTTCGGGGCGAATGCCTCCTCAAGTATCAGCTCCGCCCCAAGAGAGAGTGGCAGAG GGATACCACACTCATCTGCAATACTGATGAATTCATAGCCGAAGCCTTGGAGCTCCCCAAATTCCAGGAGAGTGTGCAGGAATATAAGAAGGGTGTGCAGGAAAGCCCAGCCCCAGAAG AGAAAAGAAGCCAGTATCCCGAAATTATCTTCCTGGGTACAGGCTCTGCCATCCCAATGAAGATCCGAAATGTCAGCTCCACACTCATCAACTTAAG CCCTGACAAGTCTGTGCTGCTGGACTGTGGAGAAGGCACTTTTGGACAGCTGTGCCGCCATTATGGACAGCAAATAGACAGCGTCCTGTGCAACCTCGCTGCTGTGTTTGTGTCCCACCTGCATGCGGACCACCATACG GGCTTGCTGAATATCTTGCTGCAGAGAGAGCACGCACTG GAGTCTCTGGGGAAACCCTTCCAGCCTTTGCTGGTGGTGGCTCCTACTCAGCTCAGGGCCTGGCTGCAGCAGTATCACAACCAGTGCCAGGAGATTTTGCACCACATCAG TATGATTCCTGCCAAATgtcttcagaaaggggcagaggtGTCCAGTCCCCCAGTTGAAAGGCTAATCAGCTTGCTGTTGGAAACATGTGACTTAGAAGAA TTTCAGACCTGCCTGGTACGGCACTGCAAACATGCTTTCGGCTGTGCGCTGGTACACTCGTCTGGCTGGAAAGTGGTCTACTCGGGGGACACCATGCCCTGTGAGGCTCTGGTCCAGATGG GGAAAGATGCCAACCTTCTGATACACGAAGCCACTCTGGAGGATGGCTTGGAAGAGGAAGCAGTGGAAAAGACACACAG CACCACCTCCCAGGCTATTGATGTGGGGATGCGAATGAATGCTGAGTTTATCATGCTAAACCACTTCAGTCAGCGTTATGCCAAGATTCCCCTCTTCAGCCCTGACTTCAATGAGAAAGTTGGCATTGCCTTTGACCACATGAAG ATCCGCTTTGGAGACTTCCCAACAGTACCCAAGCTGATTCCTCCACTGAAGGCCCTGTTTGCAGATGACATTGAAGAGATGGTCGAGCGCAGGGAGAAGCGGGAGCTGCGCATGGTACGAGCAGCCCTCCTGGCCCAGCAGGCAGACAGCCCAGAGGACACAGAACCCCAGCAGAAGCGGGCCCTCGCAGAGGAGCCGCACAGTCCACAGAGCAAGAAG GAGAGCATGGACAGCACTTGA
- the Elac2 gene encoding zinc phosphodiesterase ELAC protein 2 isoform X3 — MRIVPQSTTFAATRSKPNSTSSTLTSSPALPASAEEGSALSLPTVRGECLLKYQLRPKREWQRDTTLICNTDEFIAEALELPKFQESVQEYKKGVQESPAPEEKRSQYPEIIFLGTGSAIPMKIRNVSSTLINLSPDKSVLLDCGEGTFGQLCRHYGQQIDSVLCNLAAVFVSHLHADHHTGLLNILLQREHALESLGKPFQPLLVVAPTQLRAWLQQYHNQCQEILHHISMIPAKCLQKGAEVSSPPVERLISLLLETCDLEEFQTCLVRHCKHAFGCALVHSSGWKVVYSGDTMPCEALVQMGKDANLLIHEATLEDGLEEEAVEKTHSTTSQAIDVGMRMNAEFIMLNHFSQRYAKIPLFSPDFNEKVGIAFDHMKIRFGDFPTVPKLIPPLKALFADDIEEMVERREKRELRMVRAALLAQQADSPEDTEPQQKRALAEEPHSPQSKKVRTQ; from the exons ATGAGAATTGTTCCTCAGTCCACAACCTTCGCAGCCACAAGATCCAAACCCAACTCAACCTCATCCACCCTGACATCTTCCCCCGCCTTACCAGCTTCTGCA GAGGAAGGCTCTGCCCTCAGCTTGCCCACAGTTCGGGGCGAATGCCTCCTCAAGTATCAGCTCCGCCCCAAGAGAGAGTGGCAGAG GGATACCACACTCATCTGCAATACTGATGAATTCATAGCCGAAGCCTTGGAGCTCCCCAAATTCCAGGAGAGTGTGCAGGAATATAAGAAGGGTGTGCAGGAAAGCCCAGCCCCAGAAG AGAAAAGAAGCCAGTATCCCGAAATTATCTTCCTGGGTACAGGCTCTGCCATCCCAATGAAGATCCGAAATGTCAGCTCCACACTCATCAACTTAAG CCCTGACAAGTCTGTGCTGCTGGACTGTGGAGAAGGCACTTTTGGACAGCTGTGCCGCCATTATGGACAGCAAATAGACAGCGTCCTGTGCAACCTCGCTGCTGTGTTTGTGTCCCACCTGCATGCGGACCACCATACG GGCTTGCTGAATATCTTGCTGCAGAGAGAGCACGCACTG GAGTCTCTGGGGAAACCCTTCCAGCCTTTGCTGGTGGTGGCTCCTACTCAGCTCAGGGCCTGGCTGCAGCAGTATCACAACCAGTGCCAGGAGATTTTGCACCACATCAG TATGATTCCTGCCAAATgtcttcagaaaggggcagaggtGTCCAGTCCCCCAGTTGAAAGGCTAATCAGCTTGCTGTTGGAAACATGTGACTTAGAAGAA TTTCAGACCTGCCTGGTACGGCACTGCAAACATGCTTTCGGCTGTGCGCTGGTACACTCGTCTGGCTGGAAAGTGGTCTACTCGGGGGACACCATGCCCTGTGAGGCTCTGGTCCAGATGG GGAAAGATGCCAACCTTCTGATACACGAAGCCACTCTGGAGGATGGCTTGGAAGAGGAAGCAGTGGAAAAGACACACAG CACCACCTCCCAGGCTATTGATGTGGGGATGCGAATGAATGCTGAGTTTATCATGCTAAACCACTTCAGTCAGCGTTATGCCAAGATTCCCCTCTTCAGCCCTGACTTCAATGAGAAAGTTGGCATTGCCTTTGACCACATGAAG ATCCGCTTTGGAGACTTCCCAACAGTACCCAAGCTGATTCCTCCACTGAAGGCCCTGTTTGCAGATGACATTGAAGAGATGGTCGAGCGCAGGGAGAAGCGGGAGCTGCGCATGGTACGAGCAGCCCTCCTGGCCCAGCAGGCAGACAGCCCAGAGGACACAGAACCCCAGCAGAAGCGGGCCCTCGCAGAGGAGCCGCACAGTCCACAGAGCAAGAAGGTCAGAACCCAGTGA